A stretch of DNA from Halobaculum sp. XH14:
TGCTCGCTCGCGTGTTCGCGCCGGTGCTCGTACTCCGGGTCCGCGCGCACGTCCGAGACCACCTGCGGCTCGCCGGTCCGGACCGCCCGGCCGGTCGGTCCCCCGCGACCCTCCTCCCGGAACTCGATCCCGGTCCCGTCGAGATACTCCTCGACCCCCGCCTCCGCGCGCAGGGTCACCTCCTCGCTCCGGGAGTCGATCCCGCCGATCCAGGCGAACGCGACGGCGTCGACGGCCGCGAGCCGGTCGCAGACGAACCGCTCGATCTCGTCCCGGGTCGGCTGCCGGACGACGCCCGCGCTGATCCGGCTGACGATCGCCGCAAACTCGTCGTCCCCGCCACGTCGCTCCCCCGTCCCGTCGGCCGGATCGCCCGCGGCCGTCCGGTCGGTGGCGTCGACGACGACGCCGTCGATGGCGACCGGCTCCCCGTCCGGCCCGCGAACCGCCCGACCGTACTCGTTGACCCGACGGGTGCCGCCCCCGGCGGGCCGGATGCGGTACGCCGTGGCGAACGAGTCCCCCCGGGTCACCGCCTCCCTGACCGCCCCGCGGACGCGGTCGCGGTCCTCGGGGTGGACGACGTCGTCGCGCCAGCCCACCGCGCCCGACTCCAGCGCCTCGGGGTCGTAGCCGGCCACGTCGACGCTGCCGTCGGTGACGACGTCCGGGGTCCCGCCGGGGTCACGGCAGCGGTAGGCCATCGCCGGCAGGTCGTCGACGAGCCCCGGGAGGTCCGGGCTCGCGTCGATCGACCCGTCGTCGGCCGGCTCGCCGAGGACGGCGACGGTCCGACCGGCCGCGGCGGGGCGGGCCGCATCGAGCCTGAGTTCGCGCGCGAGGCGCTCGCCGTCGCCGGTCACGAACCGGGCGCGGACGGCGTCGAACCGCACCCCGTCGGTCGCGTTCTCCGAGTCGTACCAGCTCAACACGGCGGAGAGACGCGGGCGGTCGTCCGCCACGACGAACGCCGAGAGCGCCTCGCCGAGCAGCGCCGACCGCTCGCGGCCGAGGGTTTCGAGGAACGCGCCGTTGACCTCGACGACCGCGCCGTCGGCGTCGAGCCGACAGACGCCCGTCTCGAGCAGCCCGAGCAGCGGGTCCCGCTCCGCTCCTCCCGTCAGGTTCCGGTCCCCGTCCGTCGTCCGGTCCCGGCCCGAGCCGAGCCTCGACTGCGCGTCGCGGTCGGACATCCTGATTGGTCAAGGTGTAAGGCCGTACAAGAAATTACTGGGTTGAACCGACGAGAGAGACGATGAGGACCGATTTTTCGTCGTTTTCCGTCCAGTTTATATCGGGTTACGTGCCTCCCGATTGGCGGAAAGTCGTACGTGGTTACCAGTAGGCTTCGTTTGCTCACCGGTACCCGCCGCCTGCTCTTCGTGGCCTGCTCCCGGCCTGGTGACGACTCCCGCCCGTCGAGCCGCCGGTCAGGTGCCGGCTCCCGGGCCGTCCGCGTCGGCGCGAACGTCCGCGACCCAGTGGAGGAACGCCGCCGCGTCGTCAGGGGCCGGCACGCGGATCGACGCCGCCGTGTCCTCGCGGTCGCCGACGAGGACGGCGACGCCCTCCGTCGGGAGCGCACGGAACGCGTCCTCGTCGGTGACGTCGTCGCCGACGAACAGCGGGAGCGCGTCGGGGTGGTGCTCGCGGAGCCGCCGGACCGCGCGGTCCTTCCCGCCGGGGACGTCGGGCCGCAGTTCGAGCACGCGCTTGCCCTCGGTGAGCCGGAGCCCGTCGGTCGCGGCGGCAGCCTCGCGGGCCGCCTCGCGGACGGTCGGGACGTGTTCGTCGGGCGTCCGTCGGTAGTGGACCGACGCGGTGACGCCCTTGTCCTCGACGATGCAGCCGGGGACGCCGTCCAGTTCCGCCCGGAGCCGCGCGACGGCGGCCTCGACGGCCGGCCGTCGCGCGACGGCCTCCGGGTCCACCGTCGACGCCGAGCCCTCGTCGAGTTCGAGCCCGTGGTTGCCCGCGTGGACGACGTCCGCGACGTCGACGCGCTCGCGGAGGTCCGCGAGCGAGCGACCGCTCACGACCGCCACCGTGACGGTCGGATCGCCGGCGAGCCGCTCCAGCGCCGCGCGGGCCGCCGGGAGCAACTCGGCGTCCGCGGGGTCCTCCACGATGGGCGCGAGCGTCCCGTCGAAGTCGAGACAGCACAGGATTCCCGGCGCCGATGCGAGCCGGTTCCCGAGCGCCGGATGCGGCTCCAGATGGGTGAGCGCCGGGGGACCGTCGGCGATCCCGTCGGACACCTCAGCTCCCCCCCGGTCTGGCCTCGCGGACCGCCCCGGCCGTCTCCAGCACGTCGTCGAGCCACGCCGAGAGGTCCCCCTCGTGAACCCGGCGGCGGAGCGCTCGCATCCGGGAGCGGCGCTCCCGGTCGTCCATCTCGATGGCGCGCTCGATGGCGGCCGCGCCCGCCGCCGTGTCGTACGGGTCGAGTTCGACCGCGCCCTCGGCCAGCGCCTCCGACGCCCCCGCGAGCGGGCTGAGCAGCAGCACGCCGTCGTCCTCGACCTGGGCCGCGACGTACTCCTTGGCGACGAGGTTCATCCCGTCCCGCAGGGGGCTGACGAGCGCGAGGTCGCTGAACCGGTAGAGCTCACAGAGCCGGTCGTAGTCGAACATCTCGGTCGTGTACACCACCGGCTGCCAGTCGTCGGTGCCGAAGCGGTCGTTGATGCGCTCGACGCCGTCCTCAACGCGCTCGCGGAGCCGCTGGTAGGCGGGGACCCGCTCGCGCGTCTCGCCGCCCTTCTGGACGTACGTGAGCTCCCCACGCAGCGACGGGCGCGTCTCGAAGAGGTGTTCGAGCATCTCCAGGCGCTCCGGGATGCCCTTCGTGTAATCGAGGCGGTCGACGCCGAGCGCGACGGTCACGTCGTCGTCAATGTCGTGGGCGTGCCGAAATCGCGTCCAGAAGATGCCGTCCGCGCCCTCGCTCTTGGCCCGGATGTCGTCGGCGTCGACGCCCAGCGGGAACGCCCGGACCGTCGTCGTGTGGCCCTCGTAGTGGACCTCGCCGCCGCCCCAGTCCACGGCCGCGCTCGGCAGGTGTTCGTCGACGCACTCGAGGAACCGGGCGCAGTACTGGGGACAGTGGAAGCCGAGGAGGTCGTTCCCCAGCAGCCCGTCGAGCAGGGCCGCCCGCTGGGGACAGATGCGGAGCACGTCCGCGGCCGGCCACGGGATGTGGAAAAAGTGCATCAGGAACGCCTCGGGTTCGGCGGTCTTGACCATCCGCGGCGCGAGCGCGAAGTGATAGTCCTGGAACCAGACGACGCCGCCCGACTCCGCGTGGGAGAGGACGGCGTCGGCGAACTCGCCGTTCACGTCCCGGTACCGCTCCCAGTGGTCGGCGTCGAAGCGCGCCCGGCACGTCGCGGTGTGATAGAGCGGCCAGAGCGCCTGGTTCGCGTAGCCGTCGTAGTAGCCCCGGACCTGCTCC
This window harbors:
- the otsB gene encoding trehalose-phosphatase, translated to MSDGIADGPPALTHLEPHPALGNRLASAPGILCCLDFDGTLAPIVEDPADAELLPAARAALERLAGDPTVTVAVVSGRSLADLRERVDVADVVHAGNHGLELDEGSASTVDPEAVARRPAVEAAVARLRAELDGVPGCIVEDKGVTASVHYRRTPDEHVPTVREAAREAAAATDGLRLTEGKRVLELRPDVPGGKDRAVRRLREHHPDALPLFVGDDVTDEDAFRALPTEGVAVLVGDREDTAASIRVPAPDDAAAFLHWVADVRADADGPGAGT
- a CDS encoding bacterio-opsin activator domain-containing protein, giving the protein MSDRDAQSRLGSGRDRTTDGDRNLTGGAERDPLLGLLETGVCRLDADGAVVEVNGAFLETLGRERSALLGEALSAFVVADDRPRLSAVLSWYDSENATDGVRFDAVRARFVTGDGERLARELRLDAARPAAAGRTVAVLGEPADDGSIDASPDLPGLVDDLPAMAYRCRDPGGTPDVVTDGSVDVAGYDPEALESGAVGWRDDVVHPEDRDRVRGAVREAVTRGDSFATAYRIRPAGGGTRRVNEYGRAVRGPDGEPVAIDGVVVDATDRTAAGDPADGTGERRGGDDEFAAIVSRISAGVVRQPTRDEIERFVCDRLAAVDAVAFAWIGGIDSRSEEVTLRAEAGVEEYLDGTGIEFREEGRGGPTGRAVRTGEPQVVSDVRADPEYEHRREHASEHGYRSAVAVPISHEDTRYGVLNVYAGRPNAFAGERRAMVDGLGRTVGHAIAALERKRALTNDEMVELELRLRDLPSAFDLPDADGEIRFERAIPLEGGEYLEYGTATPEMVETLRLLPDRLDFVDELHVREETDARVRFESRLSEPPLSCIMARRGSRLTEAVVRDGDYHIVVQLSPGTDVRRVLRTVRESYPDVEFVSQRQVSEPSPRPGTLGTSVLGELTTRQRTVIESAYFAGFFEWPRGATGEEVAESLDIAGSTFHQHLRKAQGTVLEQLLSEVAVSS
- a CDS encoding alpha,alpha-trehalose-phosphate synthase (UDP-forming), translated to MNPNSESTPVGRTRPETYGIGENLVLVSNRQPYRHRYEAVDNAGGENAGTDEAGDDEGGGGGSAEDGRRVAVDSPVGGLTAGLDPVMRRLDGTWVAWGDGDADFAVADEADRVAVPPEDPAYTLQRVRLSEEQVRGYYDGYANQALWPLYHTATCRARFDADHWERYRDVNGEFADAVLSHAESGGVVWFQDYHFALAPRMVKTAEPEAFLMHFFHIPWPAADVLRICPQRAALLDGLLGNDLLGFHCPQYCARFLECVDEHLPSAAVDWGGGEVHYEGHTTTVRAFPLGVDADDIRAKSEGADGIFWTRFRHAHDIDDDVTVALGVDRLDYTKGIPERLEMLEHLFETRPSLRGELTYVQKGGETRERVPAYQRLRERVEDGVERINDRFGTDDWQPVVYTTEMFDYDRLCELYRFSDLALVSPLRDGMNLVAKEYVAAQVEDDGVLLLSPLAGASEALAEGAVELDPYDTAAGAAAIERAIEMDDRERRSRMRALRRRVHEGDLSAWLDDVLETAGAVREARPGGS